A stretch of Spirochaetaceae bacterium DNA encodes these proteins:
- a CDS encoding NifU family protein, translated as MSQNDIQVELDKVRPHLQNDGGDVQIVRFDGSSNILYVELQGACKGCPHSQMTIKNGIERYLKSIFPDLVAVEAA; from the coding sequence ATGAGCCAAAATGATATACAAGTAGAACTTGATAAGGTACGCCCGCATTTACAAAATGACGGCGGCGATGTGCAGATAGTCCGTTTTGATGGTAGCAGTAATATTTTATATGTAGAGCTACAAGGGGCTTGCAAAGGCTGCCCGCATTCGCAAATGACCATTAAAAATGGTATCGAACGTTATTTAAAAAGTATTTTCCCCGATTTGGTGGCGGTAGAAGCAGCTTAA
- the add gene encoding adenosine deaminase has translation MSKLTHEQLIKFPKIELHRHLEGCFYPPVLFYLAKKNKLDFPSDYTAFVKELQFPQDSAPDFHLFLSKFINSWYKSLDDVADVVYGSVSHIDTGDNLAYLELRFNPYHYAARNNFEVTDTLKVVLQAAQAAAAKLPFKVRYLLTFNRMQFKDNEMLEIFKKFEKYNNLDEIVGIDLAGDEVNFPPELFPNFFDYVHQAGYKATIHAGEVSSAAQIWTAIDTLHAGRIGHGVRCIDDERLQEVMKERNIALEQCLVSNYQTNAWADYASHPLRKLFDKGLPVTLNSDDPTVQGKTLNDDYILASEKLNFTREEFIKLNLNAIEASFLPADEKAELKVKYLNDCE, from the coding sequence ATGTCAAAATTAACTCATGAGCAATTAATTAAATTCCCTAAAATAGAGCTGCACCGCCATTTGGAGGGGTGTTTTTATCCGCCGGTATTATTTTATTTGGCTAAAAAAAATAAGCTCGATTTCCCCAGCGATTATACGGCTTTTGTTAAAGAACTGCAATTTCCGCAGGACAGCGCGCCCGATTTCCATCTTTTTTTAAGTAAATTTATTAATAGTTGGTATAAAAGCCTTGATGATGTGGCCGATGTGGTTTACGGCAGTGTTAGCCATATCGATACCGGCGATAACTTAGCTTACCTCGAGCTGCGTTTTAACCCTTATCACTATGCGGCGCGCAATAATTTTGAAGTTACCGATACCCTAAAGGTGGTACTACAGGCCGCTCAAGCCGCAGCGGCTAAACTGCCCTTTAAGGTGCGTTATCTGCTTACTTTTAACCGCATGCAATTTAAAGATAATGAAATGCTGGAGATTTTTAAAAAATTTGAAAAGTATAACAATTTAGATGAAATTGTAGGTATCGATTTAGCCGGTGATGAGGTAAACTTTCCGCCTGAACTTTTTCCTAATTTTTTTGATTATGTCCATCAGGCCGGCTATAAGGCGACTATCCACGCCGGTGAGGTATCGAGCGCCGCTCAAATTTGGACGGCGATTGATACCCTGCACGCCGGCCGAATTGGGCACGGAGTGCGCTGCATTGATGATGAACGCCTGCAAGAAGTTATGAAAGAAAGAAATATTGCCTTAGAGCAATGTTTGGTAAGCAATTACCAAACCAATGCGTGGGCCGATTATGCCAGCCACCCCTTAAGAAAGTTGTTTGATAAAGGACTACCGGTAACTCTTAACAGTGATGACCCTACGGTGCAAGGTAAAACGTTAAATGATGATTATATTTTGGCTAGTGAAAAACTCAACTTTACCCGTGAAGAATTTATTAAACTTAACCTTAATGCCATAGAGGCCAGTTTTTTACCGGCAGACGAAAAGGCCGAACTTAAGGTAAAATATTTAAATGACTGTGAATAA
- a CDS encoding tetratricopeptide repeat protein, translating to MTVNNDVNFYSERADSYYNRADAYNLRDKPQKAIANYTHAVDNYNKCIELQPNNSKFYQNRALCYRQLGQYIKAINDYSTAIALSPQTAILYYERAYCSHLQDNCREAVTDCSTAIKLEPNNYLFYYYRAMNYHILNQYTLAVADYTQAIALSPDDYIYLARAQCYDRLEQYAEAINDYSKYIGFNPDYSLVYYMRAASYDGLGQREKAEDDLKIYKKLEKKLKIKDFLKLRFRK from the coding sequence ATGACTGTGAATAACGATGTAAATTTTTATAGCGAACGAGCAGATAGTTATTACAACCGTGCCGATGCTTATAATTTACGAGATAAGCCGCAAAAAGCTATAGCCAATTATACGCATGCTGTAGATAATTATAACAAATGTATAGAGCTACAACCTAACAATAGTAAGTTTTACCAGAATAGAGCTTTGTGTTACAGGCAGCTGGGGCAATACATTAAAGCTATCAATGACTATAGTACGGCTATTGCTCTATCTCCGCAAACAGCAATACTTTATTACGAACGTGCCTATTGTTCCCATTTGCAAGATAATTGCCGAGAGGCCGTAACCGATTGTAGTACAGCCATCAAGCTGGAGCCTAATAATTATCTTTTTTATTATTATCGTGCTATGAATTACCACATATTAAACCAATATACTTTGGCAGTAGCCGATTATACTCAGGCTATTGCCCTTAGCCCCGATGATTATATTTATTTGGCCCGCGCCCAATGTTATGATAGGCTAGAACAATATGCCGAAGCAATAAATGATTATAGTAAATATATCGGATTTAACCCCGATTATTCATTAGTATATTATATGCGTGCCGCTAGTTATGATGGGCTTGGTCAAAGAGAAAAAGCTGAAGATGATTTAAAGATTTATAAAAAGTTAGAGAAAAAGCTAAAAATTAAAGATTTTCTAAAATTAAGATTTCGTAAATAA
- a CDS encoding ATP-binding cassette domain-containing protein, producing the protein MSYGEKIILNNINFSLMGGEHLAITGNNGTGKTTLFKAIMDDPTVNREGDWYTPKPDEIGYLNQHYSNLNDSNTVYQEIEALTSDKSPTQLRHFLQDFLFLTNADVQKEIKFLSGGEKARLCLAKIALKTPKLLLLDEISNNIDLATKTHIIKVLKSYPGTLLIISHDNKFLKALQIEQFYYIT; encoded by the coding sequence GTGAGTTACGGGGAGAAAATTATATTAAATAACATCAATTTTTCTCTAATGGGCGGCGAGCATTTAGCCATTACCGGCAATAACGGTACGGGCAAGACCACCCTTTTTAAGGCCATTATGGACGACCCTACCGTAAACAGAGAGGGTGATTGGTATACCCCAAAGCCAGATGAGATTGGTTACCTCAATCAACACTATTCCAATTTAAATGATAGTAACACTGTTTACCAAGAGATTGAAGCTTTAACTTCAGATAAATCTCCCACCCAGCTGCGCCATTTTTTGCAAGATTTTTTATTTTTAACCAACGCCGATGTACAAAAAGAAATAAAATTTCTTTCGGGCGGTGAAAAGGCCCGGTTATGCTTAGCTAAAATTGCTTTAAAAACTCCTAAATTGCTCTTACTTGATGAGATAAGCAATAATATCGATTTAGCAACTAAAACTCATATCATAAAGGTATTAAAAAGCTATCCCGGCACTCTGCTTATTATCTCGCACGATAATAAATTTTTAAAGGCTTTACAAATTGAACAGTTTTATTACATAACTTAA